From one Streptomyces sp. NBC_01478 genomic stretch:
- a CDS encoding MFS transporter: protein MDLVTDPTTLRRARTATSLLFLLFGTALGAWTSRIPGVKSRLDLSDGLLSLALLAFALGAITGMTVLGRLADRYGSTRVMVPMALLEGLLLVPPAYVPDLAALILALFLFGLVHGTLNIAMNANALEVQRAWGRPIMSSFHAVYSIGGFLGAAAGGLSARQGLGAGTTFLSVGAAVVLLAVWAAVWALPTAPPAAAPHADTPAAEPSGRGVIRSPELWLLGTLAMCALVGEGTAADWSAVYLHEDLGSSPGFAAVAFAAFSVAMTAGRLLGDRLTARFGPVALVRACGVLASVGMTAALLIDRPWAAVVGFACLGAGMSCIAPQVYSAAGQRDPARAGAALSLVVSLGYVGFLVGPIVIGGVSTVVGLPVALGIPALLVFLVALGAPALRPAPRAAPADRADRPGLVSGGG from the coding sequence ATGGACCTCGTGACCGACCCGACCACCCTGCGCCGGGCCCGCACCGCCACCTCCCTCCTCTTCCTCCTGTTCGGCACCGCCCTGGGTGCCTGGACCAGCCGTATCCCCGGCGTGAAGAGCCGTCTGGACCTGAGCGACGGCCTGTTGAGCCTCGCCCTGCTGGCCTTCGCCCTGGGCGCGATCACCGGAATGACGGTGCTCGGCCGGCTGGCCGACCGCTACGGCAGCACCCGCGTCATGGTGCCCATGGCGCTGCTGGAAGGACTCCTGCTGGTCCCGCCCGCCTACGTACCGGACCTGGCCGCGCTGATCCTGGCGCTGTTCCTGTTCGGCCTGGTCCACGGGACCCTCAACATCGCGATGAACGCCAACGCCCTGGAGGTCCAGCGCGCCTGGGGCCGGCCGATCATGTCGTCGTTCCACGCCGTCTACAGCATCGGCGGCTTCCTGGGCGCCGCGGCCGGCGGCCTGTCGGCCCGTCAGGGCCTCGGCGCCGGCACGACGTTCCTCTCGGTGGGCGCCGCCGTGGTCCTGCTCGCCGTATGGGCGGCCGTCTGGGCGCTGCCCACCGCGCCGCCCGCCGCCGCACCGCACGCGGACACGCCCGCCGCCGAGCCGTCGGGCCGCGGTGTCATCCGTTCGCCGGAGCTGTGGCTCCTGGGCACGCTGGCGATGTGCGCGCTGGTCGGCGAGGGCACCGCGGCCGACTGGAGCGCCGTCTATCTGCACGAGGACCTCGGCAGCTCCCCCGGGTTCGCGGCGGTCGCGTTCGCCGCGTTCTCGGTCGCGATGACCGCGGGACGGCTGCTGGGCGACCGGCTCACGGCCCGCTTCGGGCCGGTGGCGCTGGTGCGGGCGTGCGGTGTGCTCGCCTCCGTCGGCATGACGGCGGCCCTCCTGATCGACCGGCCCTGGGCCGCGGTCGTCGGCTTCGCCTGCCTGGGGGCGGGCATGTCCTGCATCGCCCCCCAGGTCTACTCGGCGGCCGGACAGCGCGACCCGGCCCGCGCGGGCGCCGCGCTGTCCCTCGTGGTCAGCCTCGGCTACGTCGGCTTCCTCGTCGGCCCGATCGTCATCGGCGGCGTCAGCACCGTCGTGGGCCTGCCGGTGGCGCTGGGCATTCCGGCGCTCCTGGTCTTCCTGGTCGCGCTCGGGGCCCCGGCCCTGCGACCCGCGCCCCGTGCCGCGCCCGCCGACCGCGCCGACCGCCCGGGCCTGGTGTCCGGCGGCGGCTGA
- a CDS encoding SDR family oxidoreductase, whose product MSTLVVGSGFVGRAVAARLLRTGEKAVLASRTPPPENDGPPPPWSPLDVTDPDAVRRTLDTTDAERIVLVHGPSDVTWIEARPEAAMRAHAGAARTVLDAAGERRIVFISTDNVFDGTVEAPDETTPPRPANAYGRAKLAAERILAEGPATTVLRVSLVYGWEPPETTKWLNYFSSCVHRLRAGERVTAPSDQWTTPVLVEDVAAVTTAVLAASGAPLLHLGGPERISRADWARLIARESGLPPDRVVAEPRAHGRYASRPANTCLAAPLLATHPATAGVPVRGVRDGTRLLLGRAAPPEAP is encoded by the coding sequence ATGAGCACCCTCGTCGTCGGCAGCGGTTTCGTGGGGAGGGCCGTCGCCGCGCGGCTCCTGCGCACCGGCGAGAAGGCCGTACTGGCCTCACGCACACCCCCGCCCGAGAACGACGGGCCACCGCCGCCCTGGTCGCCGCTCGACGTCACCGACCCCGACGCGGTCCGGCGGACCCTCGACACCACCGACGCCGAACGGATCGTCCTCGTGCACGGCCCGTCGGACGTCACCTGGATCGAGGCCCGCCCCGAGGCCGCGATGCGCGCCCACGCCGGGGCCGCGCGCACCGTCCTCGACGCGGCCGGCGAGCGGCGGATCGTGTTCATCTCCACCGACAACGTCTTCGACGGCACGGTGGAGGCCCCCGACGAGACCACTCCGCCCCGGCCCGCCAACGCCTACGGCAGGGCCAAGCTCGCCGCGGAACGGATCCTCGCCGAGGGACCCGCGACGACGGTGCTGCGGGTCAGCCTCGTCTACGGCTGGGAGCCGCCCGAGACGACGAAGTGGCTGAACTACTTCTCCTCCTGCGTGCACCGACTGCGCGCGGGCGAGCGGGTCACGGCACCCTCGGACCAGTGGACCACCCCGGTCCTCGTCGAGGACGTCGCCGCGGTCACCACGGCCGTACTGGCGGCGTCCGGGGCGCCGTTGCTGCACCTCGGCGGACCGGAGCGGATCTCCCGGGCCGACTGGGCACGGCTGATCGCGCGGGAGTCGGGCCTCCCCCCGGACCGGGTGGTGGCCGAGCCGCGCGCACACGGCCGCTACGCGTCCCGGCCGGCCAACACCTGCCTGGCCGCCCCGCTGCTCGCGACCCACCCGGCGACGGCCGGCGTCCCGGTACGGGGAGTGCGTGACGGCACCCGGCTGCTGCTCGGCCGGGCGGCACCGCCCGAAGCACCCTGA
- a CDS encoding MFS transporter produces the protein MEATTDRAPQPAVGLQRTRLRTATVFAVHGAVAGTFATRIPWIVSHLRISDGSLGIALLAPAVGSLLAMPLASRLVHRFGGRTSLRVLLTAWCASLLLPALAPDVVLLFAGLLVFGAAAGMADVVMNAAGVELEQEMGRSVMAGMHGMWGVGGLIASGAGALAAAAHVDARIHFAAASAVLAAVGLYAVQGALDIRPRPGQQKPPRFALPPRSALVIGAVGFCAVFAEGASGNWSALYLSSVAHTSDGIAAASYTGFACALAVTRLLGDHVVRRIGVVNTVRLSGVVATAGTLLVVVARTPAPAICGFVLLGVGVAVVLPLTFAAAGAAAADKSRTIAGIATVTYTSNLLAPAVMGFVSDATSLPVSFALVALLTLTLPFTAFVLRRPVAPAAPAEPATAA, from the coding sequence ATGGAAGCGACGACCGACCGGGCCCCACAGCCCGCCGTAGGGTTACAGCGGACGCGGTTACGCACCGCGACCGTCTTCGCCGTCCACGGCGCCGTCGCCGGCACCTTCGCCACCCGGATTCCGTGGATCGTCTCCCATCTGAGGATCAGCGACGGCTCGCTCGGCATCGCCCTGCTCGCCCCGGCCGTCGGCTCCCTGCTGGCCATGCCCCTGGCCAGCAGGCTGGTCCACCGCTTCGGCGGACGCACGTCCCTGCGCGTCCTGCTCACCGCCTGGTGCGCCTCGCTGCTGCTGCCCGCGCTGGCACCCGACGTGGTCCTGCTCTTCGCCGGACTGCTGGTGTTCGGGGCGGCGGCGGGCATGGCGGACGTGGTGATGAACGCCGCCGGCGTCGAGCTGGAACAGGAGATGGGCCGCTCGGTCATGGCCGGGATGCACGGCATGTGGGGCGTCGGCGGCCTGATCGCCTCGGGCGCCGGGGCCCTCGCCGCGGCCGCCCACGTGGACGCCCGCATCCACTTCGCGGCCGCGTCCGCCGTCCTCGCCGCCGTCGGGCTGTACGCCGTCCAGGGCGCCCTCGACATCCGGCCGCGGCCCGGGCAGCAGAAACCGCCCCGCTTCGCGCTGCCGCCGCGCTCCGCGCTGGTCATCGGCGCGGTCGGCTTCTGCGCCGTCTTCGCCGAGGGAGCGAGCGGCAACTGGAGCGCCCTGTACCTGAGTTCCGTCGCCCACACCTCGGACGGCATCGCGGCCGCCAGCTACACCGGGTTCGCCTGCGCCCTGGCGGTCACCCGGCTGCTCGGCGACCACGTGGTGCGGCGGATCGGCGTGGTGAACACGGTGCGCCTCAGCGGGGTCGTCGCCACGGCCGGCACGCTTCTGGTCGTCGTCGCCCGCACCCCGGCACCCGCGATCTGCGGCTTCGTCCTGCTGGGCGTCGGAGTGGCGGTCGTCCTGCCGCTGACCTTCGCGGCGGCGGGGGCGGCGGCCGCGGACAAGAGCCGCACCATCGCCGGGATCGCGACCGTCACCTACACCTCCAACCTGCTCGCCCCCGCCGTGATGGGCTTCGTCTCCGACGCCACCTCGCTGCCCGTCTCCTTCGCGCTGGTCGCCCTGCTGACCCTGACCCTGCCGTTCACGGCCTTCGTGCTGCGCAGGCCCGTCGCCCCCGCCGCCCCCGCCGAGCCGGCCACGGCCGCCTGA
- a CDS encoding glucose-1-phosphate adenylyltransferase family protein, with protein MAVPSTPESAPTPRTDRPAEGVRAVLLAGGEGRRMGPLGRGRLKPLVPFGGTARLIDFSLANARRSGFRDVLLLSQYEERQLMDDLHTVWNRDPGFRVHFGPYDEVYRRSPGHLPETLPERTRPRERGTADALINKADHVFEGDPSEVLVLHADHVYHFDYGDMIRGHRASGAALTVSYQRIDRRYVHLFGMVEFDASGCLTGFVEKPEHPTGDLVFAAFCVFDADVLRRYLRQLEGTDWQHDISRDVIPAMLAGGERIRGHEVEGYWEDIGTVDRYHRSHRGLLRESPSLSLAELPLTVRPEVPRRYVDEGPGVRAAIVADDLVNDGLLDHCVAYPGVRIGAGAVVRDAVLLPGARVPDGARLESVIVLEDGTVQRCDREAAAGRVAA; from the coding sequence ATGGCCGTACCGTCCACACCCGAGTCCGCACCGACACCCCGCACCGACCGGCCTGCCGAGGGGGTGCGCGCGGTCCTGCTGGCAGGCGGGGAGGGCCGGCGCATGGGCCCCCTGGGGCGCGGCCGGCTGAAACCGCTGGTGCCGTTCGGCGGCACCGCCCGGCTGATCGACTTCAGCCTGGCCAACGCCCGCCGCTCCGGCTTCCGGGACGTCCTGCTGCTGTCGCAGTACGAGGAGCGGCAGCTCATGGACGACCTGCACACCGTCTGGAACCGGGACCCCGGCTTCCGCGTGCACTTCGGCCCCTACGACGAGGTGTACCGCCGCTCGCCCGGCCACCTGCCCGAGACGCTGCCCGAGCGCACCCGGCCGCGTGAGCGGGGCACCGCCGACGCCCTGATCAACAAGGCCGACCACGTCTTCGAGGGCGACCCGTCCGAGGTGCTGGTGCTGCACGCCGACCACGTCTACCACTTCGACTACGGCGACATGATCCGCGGCCACCGCGCCTCGGGCGCCGCGCTCACGGTGTCGTACCAGAGGATCGACCGCCGCTACGTCCATCTCTTCGGCATGGTCGAGTTCGACGCCTCGGGGTGTCTGACCGGGTTCGTCGAGAAACCCGAACACCCCACGGGAGACCTGGTGTTCGCCGCGTTCTGCGTCTTCGACGCCGATGTGCTGCGCCGGTATCTGCGCCAGCTGGAGGGCACCGACTGGCAGCACGACATCAGCCGGGACGTCATTCCGGCGATGCTGGCCGGCGGCGAGCGCATCCGGGGCCACGAGGTCGAGGGCTACTGGGAGGACATCGGCACCGTCGACCGCTACCACCGCTCGCACCGGGGCCTGTTACGGGAGTCCCCCAGCCTGTCACTGGCGGAACTGCCGCTCACCGTACGGCCCGAGGTGCCCCGCCGCTACGTCGACGAGGGTCCCGGGGTGCGGGCCGCCATCGTCGCCGACGACCTGGTCAACGACGGTCTGCTGGACCACTGCGTGGCCTATCCCGGGGTGCGGATCGGCGCCGGGGCGGTCGTACGGGACGCCGTCCTGCTGCCCGGGGCCCGGGTGCCCGACGGGGCCCGCCTGGAATCGGTGATCGTGCTGGAGGACGGCACCGTACAGCGCTGCGACCGCGAGGCGGCGGCCGGGCGGGTGGCGGCCTGA
- a CDS encoding glycosyltransferase family 2 protein, with product MSTLMPDDPHTLAAATVTTLAVDADPQAREASIFYWERGLPYRKAVVEALEQVTDAELTAAASALRERPADPAAHRALHQRLTELAEPTGTRPDRALDKLFAQAWKAESNSRLGYHLGPRYRPSDGTGVTPERLRTLPGERPAGPDGDAETVVVVPFRDRGPGRRLRNLLACLLALRDQSVPASSYRVVVVESDTEPRWRHAITPYADHYLFAPKDGLFNKSWAVNVGVVGAPGRPEAVCILDADVLVDREFIARNTARFRERGTMGHLSYRDMWCLDEAATSWAIEERLWRGAGAVDADRLRAFVLRRPPGCCVWVRTSAFHRIGGMDERFQGWGGEDNDFAYRMDTHSAFDHYRDPLLHMYHPSSAVLREDGELVNAHIPALTWGPGQDIGDIGRFERERANAE from the coding sequence ATGTCCACACTCATGCCCGACGATCCGCACACACTCGCCGCAGCCACCGTCACCACCCTCGCGGTCGACGCCGACCCCCAGGCACGCGAGGCCAGCATCTTCTACTGGGAGCGCGGACTGCCGTACCGCAAGGCGGTGGTGGAGGCCCTGGAACAGGTCACGGACGCCGAACTGACCGCGGCGGCCAGCGCGTTGCGCGAGCGGCCGGCGGACCCGGCGGCCCACCGCGCACTGCACCAGCGGCTGACCGAACTGGCCGAACCGACCGGCACCCGGCCCGACCGGGCGCTCGACAAACTGTTCGCCCAGGCGTGGAAGGCCGAGTCCAACTCACGTCTCGGCTACCACCTGGGCCCGCGCTACCGCCCGTCCGACGGTACGGGCGTCACGCCCGAGCGGCTGCGCACCCTGCCCGGCGAACGACCCGCCGGACCCGACGGGGACGCCGAGACCGTGGTCGTCGTACCGTTCCGGGACCGCGGACCGGGACGCCGGCTGCGCAACCTGCTGGCCTGCCTGCTCGCGCTGCGCGACCAGTCGGTGCCGGCCTCGTCGTACCGCGTCGTGGTGGTGGAGAGCGACACCGAGCCCCGCTGGCGGCACGCGATCACGCCGTACGCCGACCACTACCTGTTCGCCCCCAAGGACGGCCTGTTCAACAAGTCCTGGGCGGTGAACGTCGGCGTGGTGGGCGCCCCGGGCCGGCCCGAGGCCGTCTGCATCCTGGACGCCGACGTGCTGGTCGACCGCGAGTTCATCGCCCGCAACACCGCCCGCTTCCGGGAGCGCGGCACGATGGGGCACCTCAGCTACCGCGACATGTGGTGCCTGGACGAGGCCGCGACCTCGTGGGCGATCGAGGAACGCCTGTGGCGGGGCGCCGGCGCGGTGGACGCCGACCGGCTGCGGGCGTTCGTGCTGCGCCGGCCGCCGGGCTGCTGCGTGTGGGTGCGCACCAGCGCCTTCCACCGTATCGGCGGCATGGACGAACGCTTCCAGGGCTGGGGCGGCGAGGACAACGACTTCGCCTACCGCATGGACACCCACTCCGCCTTCGACCACTACCGCGACCCCCTCCTGCACATGTACCACCCCTCCTCCGCGGTGCTGCGCGAGGACGGAGAACTCGTCAACGCCCATATCCCCGCGCTGACTTGGGGCCCCGGACAGGACATAGGCGACATCGGACGGTTCGAGCGGGAGCGCGCGAACGCCGAGTGA
- a CDS encoding glycosyltransferase, protein MHIIECHFEFSGFDDRLVKAGTSVYLWNLARQFRDAGHRVGAVTPAHGLLPLLREHYEVVDLDWRTDDEIPVRLDPAEWPGHPETVRLPVSARAHRMTVDGIDIVLLSGGVLDTHPDSFYPPPRLKGHDLAYLKPLVFQVVAARYVREQVAAGTVVHLHEPVHHHLLPALLAGRGLHVVSTVQTNLAVDTKVYGPGVRSVLAHEGADVSVADGLADPPLDGFLERAMRAYLPRTLLHRDSPTRPGHDYVPVLALVSRSVAALDFLSDGQLAHMLSQAGTPFEQLFRHLTVRRELRARTGLMTVGGCAIGDEWLDVRRSEERRKRTLDTLALDPDLPTVFHNARYSVQHKGQKELFRGVRRLLDEGHRVNVLLHCLSPTPPGDEDLEALAREHPDRVRVRTDPMDTSEIQDWATAADFCVFPSKFEMDTFLMAMGEAMAAGCVPLATAQQGMRHFGQSADLDAPGATGLALPRSFRVDDEELTEAVRSGLLRLLELWRTDPARIEALRANAVAAGRSFTWKAAAERFLAVFAACAEGTRPADATPVVREVIDADAARRPFPAGRGHAHRTGDTVRIEWRGEDLARVEVVPAGPEPHVLQLTANGGTFTGQAPYAPALALLVTARDGRSSWHELPVTVPEITATSSTVVYRNRWMTVREDTTLRPDGTTGLYGVVHKPDFAVVLPYAAGGFHLVEQYRYPVKGRYWEFPQGSWEDRPDIDPLELARAELAEETGLTAAVTTRIGHLFAAYGYSDQGFHVVLATGLTQGEPDPEPEEAGLRSRWFPTEEVWRLVAEGRFKDAPSLAALALFARHQETDR, encoded by the coding sequence TTGCACATCATCGAATGTCACTTCGAGTTCAGCGGATTCGACGACCGGCTCGTCAAAGCGGGCACCTCCGTCTATCTGTGGAACCTGGCCCGGCAGTTCCGGGACGCGGGCCACCGGGTCGGCGCGGTCACGCCCGCCCACGGTCTGCTGCCGCTGCTGCGCGAGCACTACGAGGTCGTCGACCTGGACTGGCGGACGGACGACGAGATCCCGGTGCGCCTGGACCCCGCCGAGTGGCCCGGCCATCCGGAGACCGTGCGCCTGCCGGTGTCCGCGCGCGCCCACCGCATGACCGTGGACGGCATCGACATCGTGCTGCTCAGCGGCGGCGTGCTCGACACCCACCCGGACTCCTTCTATCCGCCGCCCCGGCTGAAGGGCCACGACCTGGCCTATCTCAAGCCCCTGGTCTTCCAGGTCGTGGCCGCCCGGTACGTCAGGGAGCAGGTCGCGGCGGGCACCGTGGTGCATCTGCACGAGCCCGTCCACCACCACCTGCTGCCCGCCCTGCTGGCCGGCCGCGGCCTGCACGTGGTGTCCACGGTGCAGACGAACCTGGCGGTCGACACGAAGGTGTACGGCCCCGGGGTGCGGTCCGTGCTCGCCCACGAGGGCGCCGACGTGTCGGTGGCGGACGGCCTCGCGGATCCGCCGCTCGACGGCTTCCTGGAGCGGGCGATGCGCGCCTACCTGCCGCGCACGCTGCTCCACCGGGACTCCCCGACGCGTCCCGGGCACGACTACGTTCCGGTACTGGCCCTGGTCTCCCGTTCGGTCGCCGCGCTGGACTTCCTGTCCGACGGCCAGCTCGCGCACATGCTCTCCCAGGCCGGCACCCCCTTCGAGCAGTTGTTCCGGCACCTGACGGTGCGCCGTGAACTGCGGGCGCGCACCGGCCTGATGACCGTCGGCGGCTGCGCCATCGGCGACGAGTGGCTCGACGTACGGCGCTCCGAGGAGCGCCGCAAACGCACCCTGGACACCCTGGCGCTGGACCCCGACCTGCCCACCGTCTTCCACAACGCCCGCTACTCGGTGCAGCACAAGGGCCAGAAGGAACTGTTCCGCGGCGTACGGCGGTTGCTCGACGAGGGGCACCGGGTGAACGTCCTGCTGCACTGTCTGTCCCCCACGCCGCCCGGGGACGAGGACCTCGAGGCCCTGGCCCGCGAGCACCCCGACCGCGTACGGGTCCGTACGGATCCGATGGACACATCGGAGATCCAGGACTGGGCGACCGCGGCCGACTTCTGCGTCTTCCCGTCCAAGTTCGAGATGGACACCTTCCTGATGGCGATGGGCGAGGCGATGGCCGCGGGCTGTGTCCCCCTCGCCACCGCCCAGCAGGGCATGCGGCACTTCGGGCAGAGCGCGGACCTGGACGCGCCGGGTGCCACCGGACTGGCGCTGCCCCGCTCCTTCCGGGTGGACGACGAGGAACTGACGGAGGCGGTGCGCTCGGGTCTGCTGCGGTTGCTGGAGCTGTGGCGCACGGACCCCGCACGGATCGAGGCGCTGCGCGCGAACGCGGTGGCCGCCGGCCGGAGCTTCACCTGGAAGGCCGCCGCCGAGCGGTTCCTGGCCGTGTTCGCCGCCTGCGCCGAGGGGACCCGGCCGGCGGACGCGACCCCCGTGGTGCGCGAGGTGATCGACGCGGACGCCGCGCGACGCCCCTTCCCCGCGGGCCGCGGCCACGCCCACCGCACCGGCGACACCGTACGGATCGAATGGCGCGGCGAGGACCTCGCCCGCGTCGAGGTCGTGCCCGCCGGACCCGAGCCCCACGTGCTCCAACTCACCGCGAACGGGGGCACGTTCACCGGACAGGCCCCCTACGCCCCCGCCCTGGCGCTGCTCGTCACGGCCCGCGACGGCCGCTCCTCCTGGCACGAACTCCCGGTCACCGTCCCGGAGATCACGGCCACCTCCTCGACGGTGGTGTACCGGAACCGCTGGATGACCGTCCGGGAGGACACGACCCTGCGCCCGGACGGCACGACGGGGCTGTACGGCGTCGTCCACAAGCCCGACTTCGCGGTGGTCCTGCCGTACGCCGCCGGCGGATTCCACCTGGTCGAGCAGTACCGCTACCCGGTCAAGGGCCGCTACTGGGAGTTCCCGCAGGGCTCCTGGGAGGACCGCCCGGACATCGACCCGCTCGAACTCGCCCGCGCCGAACTGGCCGAGGAGACCGGGCTGACCGCCGCCGTGACGACCCGCATCGGGCACCTCTTCGCCGCCTACGGCTACAGCGACCAGGGCTTCCACGTCGTCCTGGCGACCGGTCTCACCCAGGGCGAACCGGACCCGGAACCGGAGGAGGCCGGGCTGAGAAGCCGCTGGTTCCCCACGGAGGAGGTGTGGCGGCTGGTCGCGGAGGGCCGCTTCAAGGACGCCCCGTCCCTGGCCGCCCTCGCCCTGTTCGCCAGGCACCAAGAAACCGACCGCTGA
- a CDS encoding glycosyltransferase: MREEAVPAPRLSVVIPTYNRLALLDRTLGSLARQDLPASEIEVVVADDGSSDGTAELVRSYADRLRLRYYFQEDLGFRVAAARNGGARLATAEVLAFLDTGVIVGPGWARAHLEAHADGRRHAVLGYCYGYNPAQPFREMEGLVDTLPPEEVVRRFGEVPAFQDMRLPDYERVGFDPGRMAMPWVFLWTLNFSLRTADFRAVGGFDEGFTDWGVEDIELGYRLHADGTAMTASRAGWGIELPHERAHDEAAVSIMRNCQRFLDRHPGVQTELYWAVSSRGLVVPLEVEWDDLLAWTAAAAEQDAADELLEHTRDLMDRPGDPVRVAVFGCGGRLPAEWASANARFTLCDFDAGALGRAVDTGPATIDGSLQVCGMRTPWPDRHFDVVVVTSRLAGGLWGRWGDHVLAEAKRLGGEVRGPEKI, from the coding sequence ATGCGTGAAGAAGCCGTCCCCGCCCCACGGCTGTCCGTGGTCATCCCCACGTACAACCGGCTCGCCCTGCTGGACCGGACCCTGGGGTCACTGGCCCGGCAGGATCTGCCGGCGTCGGAGATCGAGGTGGTCGTCGCCGACGACGGTTCCTCGGACGGCACCGCCGAACTGGTCCGCTCCTACGCCGACCGGCTGCGGCTGCGCTACTACTTCCAGGAGGACCTCGGCTTCCGGGTGGCGGCCGCCCGCAACGGTGGGGCCCGGCTGGCGACCGCCGAGGTGCTGGCCTTCCTCGACACGGGCGTGATCGTGGGCCCGGGCTGGGCGCGGGCCCACCTGGAGGCGCACGCGGACGGCCGCCGGCACGCGGTGCTCGGCTACTGCTACGGCTACAACCCGGCGCAGCCCTTCCGGGAGATGGAAGGGCTCGTCGACACCCTGCCGCCCGAGGAGGTGGTGCGGCGGTTCGGCGAGGTGCCGGCCTTCCAGGACATGCGGCTGCCCGACTACGAACGCGTCGGCTTCGACCCCGGCCGCATGGCCATGCCGTGGGTGTTCCTGTGGACGCTCAACTTCTCCCTCCGTACGGCGGACTTCCGGGCGGTCGGCGGCTTCGACGAGGGCTTCACGGACTGGGGCGTGGAGGACATCGAGCTGGGCTACCGGCTGCACGCGGACGGCACCGCCATGACCGCCTCCCGGGCGGGCTGGGGCATCGAGCTGCCGCACGAGCGGGCGCACGACGAGGCCGCCGTCAGCATCATGCGCAACTGCCAGCGGTTCCTCGACCGGCACCCCGGGGTGCAGACCGAGCTGTACTGGGCGGTGTCCTCCCGCGGCCTCGTCGTTCCCCTCGAAGTCGAATGGGACGATCTGCTGGCCTGGACCGCCGCCGCCGCGGAGCAGGACGCGGCCGACGAACTCCTGGAGCACACCCGGGACTTGATGGACCGCCCCGGTGATCCGGTGCGGGTCGCGGTGTTCGGCTGCGGCGGCCGGCTGCCCGCCGAGTGGGCGTCGGCCAACGCGCGGTTCACACTGTGCGACTTCGACGCCGGGGCCCTGGGGCGGGCCGTGGACACCGGGCCCGCCACGATCGACGGCTCGCTCCAGGTGTGCGGGATGCGCACCCCCTGGCCCGACCGGCACTTCGACGTCGTGGTCGTCACCTCCCGGCTCGCGGGCGGGCTGTGGGGCCGGTGGGGCGATCACGTCCTGGCCGAGGCCAAGCGGCTGGGCGGCGAAGTGCGCGGCCCGGAAAAGATCTGA
- a CDS encoding ROK family protein produces the protein MSAADRHHVVADLGGTTLRIGRIAARGGRVEAVRRTATDGIGRHGLLPARALQDRVVRQLARELAEYLDSPAGRGASAVGVSFAGPLTKDGVVRAGPTLWGGEADPLHIGDLLSARLGLPVLVANDITAAAWRYAETEPEPFCLITISSGIGSKVFRHGEVLVDDDGHGGELGHWRVDPAEDAVPCECGGRGHLGALASGRGILQAARRAASADPGAFARSALGPPAGHRAEDISNEVLAGAVRAGDPLATETLRRSLRPLASAVNCLFTAIGIRRYLFIGGFALAVGDPFVSLLGDELVRLGCFGLDAGEARAMVALGAADDDHCLIGMGRMLDRHSAPVLEESV, from the coding sequence ATGAGCGCCGCCGACCGGCACCATGTCGTGGCGGATCTGGGCGGCACCACCCTGCGCATCGGCCGGATCGCGGCCCGGGGCGGGAGAGTCGAGGCGGTACGCCGGACCGCCACCGACGGCATCGGCCGGCACGGCCTGCTGCCCGCCCGCGCCCTCCAGGACAGGGTCGTACGCCAACTCGCCCGGGAACTCGCGGAGTACCTCGACTCGCCGGCCGGGCGGGGCGCGAGCGCGGTCGGTGTCTCCTTCGCCGGCCCGCTGACCAAGGACGGCGTGGTGCGCGCGGGCCCGACCCTGTGGGGCGGCGAGGCCGACCCGCTGCACATCGGCGACCTGCTGTCCGCCCGCCTGGGACTGCCCGTGCTGGTCGCCAACGACATCACGGCGGCGGCCTGGCGCTACGCCGAGACCGAGCCGGAGCCGTTCTGCCTCATCACGATCAGCTCGGGCATCGGCAGCAAGGTCTTCCGGCACGGCGAGGTCCTCGTCGACGACGACGGACACGGCGGAGAGCTGGGCCACTGGCGGGTCGACCCGGCCGAGGACGCGGTGCCCTGCGAGTGCGGCGGCCGGGGCCACCTCGGTGCCCTGGCCTCCGGACGCGGCATCCTGCAAGCGGCCCGCCGGGCCGCGAGCGCCGATCCCGGTGCCTTCGCGCGGTCCGCGCTCGGCCCTCCCGCCGGGCACCGGGCGGAGGACATCAGCAACGAAGTACTGGCCGGCGCGGTCCGCGCGGGCGACCCGCTCGCGACCGAGACCCTGCGCCGGTCGCTGCGCCCGCTCGCCTCGGCCGTCAACTGCCTGTTCACGGCGATCGGCATCCGGCGCTATCTGTTCATCGGCGGCTTCGCCCTCGCCGTGGGCGACCCGTTCGTCTCCCTGCTGGGCGACGAACTCGTCCGCCTGGGGTGCTTCGGCCTCGACGCCGGCGAGGCCCGCGCGATGGTCGCCCTCGGCGCCGCCGACGACGACCACTGTCTGATCGGGATGGGCCGCATGCTCGACCGGCACTCCGCCCCCGTTCTGGAGGAGAGCGTATGA